The Chryseolinea soli genome contains a region encoding:
- a CDS encoding P-II family nitrogen regulator: protein MKLIIAIIRENQLDQVREALIDAGITRITVSHVSGHGRSKTEEIYRGQVVIPNLVPNIRLEIAVNNEFVDVTCNAIISATKANDGGLIGSGKIFITPLEEVIRLRTGERGPDAI from the coding sequence ATGAAACTCATTATAGCAATCATTCGCGAAAATCAACTCGACCAGGTGCGCGAGGCCCTGATCGATGCCGGCATCACGCGCATCACGGTGAGCCACGTTTCGGGTCACGGCCGCAGCAAAACAGAAGAGATCTATCGCGGCCAGGTGGTGATCCCCAACCTGGTGCCCAACATCCGTCTGGAAATTGCCGTCAACAACGAGTTCGTAGACGTCACGTGCAACGCCATCATCAGCGCCACCAAGGCCAACGACGGTGGGCTGATCGGTAGCGGCAAGATCTTTATCACGCCGCTGGAAGAAGTGATCCGTCTGCGCACCGGCGAACGCGGGCCTGACGCTATTTAA
- a CDS encoding lipase family protein — protein sequence MKRKYIALLVLILSTTFATAQKLKPGFNKAEYIEMLRITSRHFDTAASILKIPGPKDFAKAYRSPVMGLDNRWDLWTNGDGVGVISIRGTTANPVGWLENFYAAMVPATGKIRVAADYEFSYSLSQNPKAAVHLGWLIGTAFLARDIVPKIDSCYKAGIKDFFIVGHSQGGALSYLITSHLRSIQQQKHLPADIQFKTYCSAGPKPGNLFYAYEYESITLGWAFNVVNSADWVPETPISLQTVNDFNKTNAFVNARPFIKKQKFPAKLALKHVYNQLEKPPRRAQRKYEKYLGGFLSKRVKKALPGYVTPAFVHSTDYVRTGAFVVLLADPEYFTKFPDSKEKIFTHHLFEPYFYLADKLPD from the coding sequence ATGAAGAGAAAATACATCGCCCTGTTGGTGTTGATCTTGTCGACAACGTTCGCTACAGCGCAAAAATTAAAACCTGGATTCAACAAAGCGGAATACATCGAGATGCTTCGCATAACGTCGCGGCATTTTGACACCGCGGCATCCATTCTCAAAATCCCCGGACCAAAGGATTTTGCAAAGGCGTACAGGTCGCCCGTGATGGGACTCGACAACCGGTGGGACCTTTGGACCAATGGCGATGGCGTGGGCGTGATCAGCATCCGCGGCACCACGGCAAATCCGGTGGGGTGGTTGGAAAATTTTTATGCCGCCATGGTCCCGGCAACAGGCAAGATTAGGGTGGCCGCTGATTATGAATTCAGCTATTCGCTCAGCCAAAACCCAAAGGCCGCCGTGCACCTCGGCTGGCTCATCGGCACAGCTTTCCTGGCCAGAGACATCGTTCCGAAGATCGACTCCTGTTACAAGGCCGGTATAAAAGATTTTTTCATCGTCGGCCACAGCCAGGGCGGCGCCCTTTCTTATCTGATCACGTCGCACCTGCGCAGTATCCAACAACAGAAGCACCTGCCCGCCGATATACAATTCAAGACCTACTGCAGCGCAGGACCAAAGCCCGGTAATCTATTTTATGCCTACGAATATGAAAGCATCACCCTGGGATGGGCATTCAACGTGGTGAACTCCGCCGACTGGGTGCCGGAGACTCCCATCAGTCTTCAAACCGTGAACGACTTCAACAAGACCAACGCTTTCGTGAACGCCCGGCCGTTTATCAAAAAGCAAAAGTTCCCGGCGAAACTCGCCTTGAAGCACGTATACAACCAACTGGAAAAGCCACCGCGGAGAGCGCAGCGCAAATATGAAAAATACCTCGGCGGCTTCCTGTCAAAGCGCGTGAAGAAAGCTTTGCCGGGTTATGTCACACCGGCCTTTGTTCACTCGACCGATTATGTGCGCACGGGCGCATTCGTCGTCTTGCTGGCCGATCCCGAATATTTCACAAAGTTCCCCGACAGCAAAGAAAAAATTTTCACACACCACCTTTTTGAACCGTATTTCTATCTGGCTGACAAATTGCCAGATTGA
- a CDS encoding T9SS type A sorting domain-containing protein: MRRLYATLFFVSLLSVPVMAQDTQGFFLDDATDKDAVIPSFVEFDKPAKPSTATVSVDVSNVVAPVSKYIYGNNANIYMTQMVDQPALLGYIKTLSPNVLRFPGGNISSVYFWNAQNASQLPADVPTTLVNADGTTGDPNPYWFGKNAESWTMSLDNYYEMLKQTKSTGIITVNYSYARYSTAENPVAAAAHLAADWVRYDNGRTKFWELGNENYGTWQAGYRIKTADNKDGQPEIMTGEIYGKHFKVFADSMRKAATELGVEIHIGAQLFETPPASWSGDIERNWNTGVLSNATSSPDFYIAHSYFTPYDTDSKAADILSTALTVPTDIMSFLKKTISDAGQPIKPIALTEWNIFAVHSKQMVSYISGVHATMVLGELIKNKFGMASRWDLANGWSNGDDHGMFNNGDEPGGIPKWNPRAIYYYMYYFQKYFGDNMVSTTVSGSSDVVAYASSFHSGESGVVIVNKGTSEQTVSVNLQHFGYGNRFYTYTLTGGTDNGEFSLKVSVNGQAPAFSSGGPANVESIKARSALVGSGVKVTAPPRSVVYVLVENGENIITPVEKEQPVQKMKVYPNPATENFRLDLPTAGFDKMELLDTTGKTAFRAAIDPSQTSAEFHAHLPAGLYFIRVSGSKMILLDKLMTQ; this comes from the coding sequence ATGCGGAGACTTTACGCTACCCTTTTTTTTGTCAGCCTCCTGTCCGTGCCGGTCATGGCCCAGGACACGCAAGGTTTTTTCCTGGACGACGCCACCGATAAGGATGCCGTCATACCTTCCTTTGTTGAATTTGATAAACCTGCAAAACCCTCTACGGCTACGGTGTCGGTGGATGTCTCCAATGTGGTGGCACCGGTATCGAAATATATCTACGGAAACAACGCCAACATCTACATGACTCAAATGGTAGATCAACCCGCGTTGCTGGGCTACATCAAGACCCTATCGCCAAATGTCCTTCGCTTTCCCGGTGGAAATATCAGCAGTGTTTATTTTTGGAATGCGCAAAACGCTTCACAGCTTCCGGCCGATGTACCCACAACGCTGGTCAATGCCGATGGCACCACCGGCGATCCGAATCCTTATTGGTTTGGGAAGAATGCTGAAAGCTGGACCATGTCGCTCGATAACTATTACGAAATGCTGAAGCAAACAAAAAGCACCGGCATCATCACCGTGAACTACAGTTATGCGCGCTACAGCACCGCCGAAAATCCGGTTGCCGCCGCCGCGCATCTCGCCGCCGACTGGGTGCGCTACGACAACGGTCGCACCAAATTCTGGGAGCTCGGAAACGAAAACTATGGGACCTGGCAGGCCGGCTACCGCATCAAGACCGCCGACAACAAAGACGGCCAACCCGAGATCATGACGGGTGAGATCTATGGCAAACACTTCAAAGTATTTGCCGACTCCATGCGTAAGGCCGCCACGGAGCTTGGCGTGGAAATTCACATCGGCGCCCAGTTATTTGAAACACCACCGGCCAGTTGGTCCGGTGACATTGAACGGAATTGGAATACAGGCGTGTTGTCCAACGCGACATCGTCGCCCGATTTTTATATCGCCCACAGCTACTTCACCCCCTACGACACGGACTCCAAAGCTGCCGACATTCTCAGCACCGCGTTGACGGTTCCCACAGACATCATGAGCTTTCTGAAGAAAACCATATCCGATGCCGGCCAACCGATCAAACCCATCGCGCTCACGGAGTGGAACATCTTTGCCGTGCACTCCAAACAAATGGTATCCTACATCAGCGGCGTGCATGCGACGATGGTTTTGGGTGAGCTGATAAAAAACAAATTCGGCATGGCCAGCCGCTGGGATCTGGCCAATGGATGGAGCAACGGCGATGATCACGGCATGTTCAACAACGGCGATGAGCCCGGGGGCATTCCCAAATGGAATCCACGCGCCATCTATTACTACATGTATTACTTCCAAAAATACTTTGGCGATAACATGGTGAGTACAACGGTGTCGGGTAGTTCGGATGTGGTGGCCTATGCTTCTTCATTTCATTCCGGAGAGTCGGGAGTGGTCATCGTAAACAAAGGCACCTCCGAGCAAACCGTAAGTGTAAACCTGCAACACTTTGGCTATGGCAACCGGTTCTATACCTACACGTTGACCGGCGGCACCGACAATGGCGAATTCTCGCTAAAGGTCTCTGTCAATGGCCAGGCACCGGCGTTTTCATCCGGTGGACCGGCAAATGTGGAAAGCATCAAAGCCCGCTCGGCGCTTGTTGGCAGTGGGGTAAAGGTGACGGCTCCACCCAGGTCAGTAGTGTACGTCTTGGTCGAGAACGGCGAGAACATCATCACGCCCGTAGAAAAGGAACAACCCGTTCAGAAAATGAAGGTCTATCCCAATCCTGCTACCGAGAATTTCAGACTGGATTTGCCGACTGCCGGATTTGACAAAATGGAGTTGCTGGACACCACCGGTAAAACCGCTTTTAGAGCAGCCATCGATCCATCCCAAACCTCTGCAGAATTTCATGCCCATCTTCCAGCAGGACTGTACTTCATTCGGGTCTCGGGCTCCAAAATGATTTTGCTGGATAAATTAATGACACAATAA
- a CDS encoding alpha/beta fold hydrolase translates to MRKLVYLLLLLTLSMPTIATERASKPSSNPSDSLLFFTAADGVKIHYDVKGEGKAVVLVHGFIVDGESWKRTALYNDLLTNGFKVITLDQRGNGKSDKPHTAEAYANDAEARDIMGLVSFLKIKSYDVVGYSRGAIITARLLVLDKRVDHAVLGGMGDDFTNPEWPRRIMFYKALSGEPVKELEAVVKRIQDTGLDQQALAMMQKEQPSTSKEALGKIKKPVLVLCGDKDSDNGSAGKLAALIPKATFHTVPGDHGGASSTKEFSSEVLNFFK, encoded by the coding sequence ATGCGCAAGCTTGTTTATCTCCTTTTACTTTTGACCCTATCGATGCCCACGATTGCAACGGAGCGAGCTTCGAAACCATCATCCAATCCTTCCGACTCATTACTATTTTTCACCGCTGCCGACGGCGTAAAGATCCACTACGACGTGAAAGGCGAAGGCAAAGCCGTAGTACTCGTCCACGGATTCATCGTGGACGGTGAATCATGGAAACGCACGGCACTGTACAACGATCTCCTGACAAACGGATTCAAAGTGATCACCCTGGACCAACGCGGCAACGGCAAGTCCGACAAACCCCACACCGCAGAAGCCTATGCCAACGATGCAGAAGCACGCGACATCATGGGCCTGGTTTCATTCTTAAAGATCAAATCGTATGACGTGGTGGGTTACTCGCGGGGAGCCATCATCACCGCCCGGTTGCTGGTGTTGGATAAACGCGTAGACCACGCCGTGCTCGGTGGGATGGGCGACGACTTCACAAACCCCGAGTGGCCTCGAAGAATTATGTTCTACAAAGCCCTTAGCGGAGAACCCGTGAAAGAATTGGAAGCCGTGGTGAAACGCATACAAGACACCGGTCTCGATCAACAAGCCCTGGCGATGATGCAAAAAGAACAGCCTTCCACCAGCAAAGAAGCATTGGGAAAAATAAAGAAACCGGTGTTGGTGCTTTGCGGCGACAAAGATTCGGATAATGGATCGGCCGGCAAGTTGGCTGCCTTGATCCCGAAAGCAACGTTTCATACGGTGCCCGGCGATCATGGCGGAGCATCCTCCACCAAAGAATTCTCCAGCGAAGTATTGAACTTCTTTAAATAG
- a CDS encoding ammonium transporter yields MKITTRFLLLLLAFTLFPAAHLWAADAPVIDSGATAWMLTSAALVLLMVPGLAMFYGGLVRTKNVLGTMMHSFAAMGIMTVLWVACGYSMAFGPSVLGGWFGWSDDYFFLGGIDDKVMSAGVPEYVFSMFQAKFAIITPALIAGAFAERVSFKSYCFFIALWGILIYNPLCHWVWAADGFLFNLGAKGAIDFAGGTVVHISAGVSGLVAAIYLGGRKSFPHLPMRPNNLVMTMIGAGLLWVGWFGFNAGSSISSGLSTAQALTATQVAAAAGALTWIIIEGFHQGKATAVGFVSGILAGLVAITPAAGVVKPVGALALGALATVICYLAIILKNKLGYDDTLDAFGIHGVGGIVGAIFLTFFIRDTWMAEAATAAGGWTVWQQLGVQASAVGIAIVYAGVGTWVILVVLNKIIPLRANAEAEMRGLDNYYHGERGYGMTNPS; encoded by the coding sequence ATGAAAATTACTACACGCTTCCTCCTTTTGCTCCTGGCCTTCACGCTTTTCCCTGCTGCCCATTTGTGGGCTGCCGATGCGCCGGTCATCGATTCCGGTGCCACGGCCTGGATGCTGACCTCCGCCGCGCTGGTGCTTCTCATGGTTCCCGGCCTGGCCATGTTCTACGGCGGCCTCGTACGAACCAAGAATGTGCTGGGCACTATGATGCACAGTTTTGCTGCCATGGGCATCATGACCGTTTTGTGGGTGGCCTGTGGTTATAGCATGGCCTTTGGCCCCAGCGTACTCGGTGGCTGGTTTGGGTGGAGCGACGACTATTTCTTTCTTGGCGGCATCGACGACAAAGTAATGTCCGCCGGAGTTCCGGAATATGTATTTTCCATGTTCCAGGCCAAGTTCGCCATCATCACACCCGCATTGATCGCGGGCGCGTTTGCCGAACGGGTTTCCTTCAAATCCTATTGTTTCTTCATTGCCTTGTGGGGCATTCTTATTTACAATCCCCTTTGCCACTGGGTTTGGGCAGCAGACGGATTCTTGTTCAACCTGGGTGCTAAAGGCGCGATCGATTTTGCCGGTGGCACAGTGGTACACATCTCCGCCGGTGTGAGCGGGCTGGTGGCCGCGATCTATCTGGGTGGACGCAAGTCGTTCCCCCATCTTCCCATGCGTCCGAACAACCTGGTGATGACCATGATCGGTGCAGGGTTGCTTTGGGTTGGATGGTTCGGTTTCAACGCCGGCAGCAGTATCTCCAGCGGACTGAGCACCGCACAGGCCTTGACAGCTACCCAAGTGGCAGCAGCGGCCGGTGCCCTCACGTGGATCATCATCGAAGGATTCCATCAAGGCAAAGCCACGGCGGTGGGATTTGTGAGTGGTATTCTCGCAGGCCTTGTAGCCATTACGCCTGCCGCAGGCGTGGTGAAACCGGTTGGCGCTTTAGCGCTGGGAGCACTGGCGACGGTGATCTGCTACCTGGCCATTATCCTCAAAAACAAATTGGGCTATGACGACACACTGGATGCTTTTGGGATCCACGGTGTGGGCGGAATTGTAGGCGCTATTTTCCTTACGTTCTTCATCCGCGATACATGGATGGCCGAAGCGGCCACTGCTGCAGGCGGCTGGACCGTGTGGCAACAATTGGGTGTGCAGGCATCGGCGGTGGGTATTGCCATTGTTTATGCAGGCGTAGGGACGTGGGTCATCCTGGTGGTATTGAACAAGATCATCCCGCTGCGCGCCAACGCCGAAGCCGAGATGCGTGGGTTGGATAACTACTACCACGGTGAAAGAGGATACGGCATGACGAATCCCAGCTAA
- the yiaK gene encoding 3-dehydro-L-gulonate 2-dehydrogenase: MRETKPEFINIPKSQMEEAFRQILLRHGFPSAKAATCAAIFTENSIDGVYTHGVNRFSRFVKYTQQGHILPEKEAVLKQAAGCIEQWDGQSAAGPLNALQCTERVMEIAGVQGMGCVALAHTNHWMRGGTYGWKAAKEGFVFIGWTNTTANMPTWGAMDNKLGNNPLVIAVPHEGEAIVLDMAMSQYSYGALDFYELKKQQLPVPGGFTKDGVLTTDPSAIRESQRILPIGYWKGSGLSLLLDIVATLLSGGLSTAGVSQQKAETSVSQVFMAIDLKRLGNYKTMAASLQQILDDYHASRPDGNSRVIFPGERVLATREENTKNGIPVLKKVWDEIQQL, from the coding sequence ATGCGTGAGACAAAACCCGAATTCATAAACATCCCTAAATCTCAAATGGAAGAAGCCTTCCGGCAGATATTGCTTCGCCACGGCTTCCCGTCCGCCAAAGCAGCAACCTGCGCAGCCATATTCACCGAAAACAGCATCGATGGTGTGTACACGCATGGCGTGAACCGCTTCAGCCGGTTTGTCAAATACACCCAGCAAGGTCATATCCTCCCGGAAAAAGAAGCCGTGCTGAAACAGGCCGCCGGGTGCATCGAGCAATGGGATGGTCAGTCGGCTGCAGGACCGCTCAATGCCTTGCAATGCACGGAGCGCGTGATGGAAATTGCCGGCGTACAGGGTATGGGTTGTGTAGCGCTCGCGCACACCAACCACTGGATGCGCGGTGGAACCTATGGCTGGAAAGCCGCCAAAGAAGGCTTTGTCTTTATCGGCTGGACCAACACCACGGCCAACATGCCCACCTGGGGCGCCATGGACAACAAACTGGGCAACAACCCGCTCGTCATTGCCGTGCCCCACGAGGGCGAAGCGATCGTGCTCGACATGGCCATGTCGCAATATTCTTATGGTGCCCTGGATTTCTATGAACTCAAAAAACAACAACTCCCCGTACCCGGCGGCTTTACAAAAGACGGCGTGCTGACGACTGACCCTTCCGCCATACGTGAGTCACAACGCATTTTGCCTATCGGCTACTGGAAGGGCTCGGGGTTGTCGCTCTTGTTGGATATCGTCGCCACCTTGCTTTCGGGTGGACTTTCCACCGCCGGCGTCTCCCAACAAAAGGCGGAGACGAGCGTCTCCCAGGTGTTCATGGCCATCGACCTGAAACGACTGGGGAACTACAAAACCATGGCGGCCTCGCTGCAACAGATCCTCGACGACTATCACGCCTCGCGCCCCGATGGAAATTCACGCGTGATCTTCCCGGGCGAGAGGGTGCTGGCTACACGCGAAGAAAATACGAAGAATGGGATACCCGTGTTGAAGAAGGTTTGGGATGAGATCCAACAATTATAG
- a CDS encoding IPT/TIG domain-containing protein: MDIQKKITRKVLTAMSLLIVVASLFVACNDDDQGGTPALERVSLVAKDSTTQSGRRGTTYVIYGNNLATTREVYFNESLAPLNVTLVRNDNIIIRIPDNAPFANVPNKIRVVTEFGQAELDFVIQQPGPSIASFDPAFIGAGGIVTIKGEFFENLQSVRFDDAEAEVVSASGKEIEVKVPDGVTSAYLYVTTSAGTVKSSSAFGFKFVIYDEDLVATWQKWGGWSSTTDWTSTQQAKRGDKSMKITYDGAWGGSQSHPSNTFVLVNNYTAVKLSIFGGAGTTGKSVMLFIKDNDGVVGTQKSLAIQEGVWTDFTIPLSELGSPSTINEFVFQDQGGAPYVIFIDDIGLL, translated from the coding sequence AAGTATTGACGGCGATGAGCCTGTTGATCGTTGTGGCGTCATTGTTTGTGGCGTGTAACGACGACGATCAAGGCGGCACCCCGGCCCTGGAGCGTGTAAGTTTGGTGGCCAAGGACTCCACCACGCAAAGCGGAAGGAGAGGGACCACGTATGTGATCTATGGCAACAACCTGGCCACGACCAGAGAGGTGTATTTCAACGAATCGCTGGCGCCGCTGAACGTCACGCTGGTGCGCAACGATAACATCATCATCCGGATCCCCGACAACGCCCCGTTTGCCAACGTGCCCAACAAGATCAGGGTGGTTACTGAATTCGGGCAAGCCGAACTGGACTTTGTCATCCAACAACCCGGACCGTCCATCGCCAGCTTTGACCCCGCCTTCATTGGCGCCGGTGGCATTGTGACCATCAAGGGCGAGTTCTTTGAAAACCTGCAAAGCGTCCGTTTCGATGATGCGGAAGCGGAGGTTGTATCGGCGAGCGGAAAAGAAATTGAAGTGAAAGTTCCAGACGGCGTGACGTCGGCTTACTTGTACGTGACTACCTCGGCAGGCACCGTGAAGTCATCGTCGGCTTTTGGCTTCAAGTTCGTGATCTACGACGAGGATCTGGTGGCCACCTGGCAGAAATGGGGTGGATGGAGCAGCACCACCGATTGGACAAGCACACAGCAAGCCAAGCGCGGCGACAAATCCATGAAGATCACCTACGATGGTGCCTGGGGTGGTTCACAATCACATCCGTCAAACACGTTTGTGTTGGTCAATAACTACACCGCAGTGAAGTTGTCGATTTTTGGAGGCGCGGGGACAACCGGCAAGAGTGTGATGTTGTTTATCAAAGACAACGATGGTGTCGTGGGCACTCAAAAATCGTTGGCCATCCAGGAGGGTGTGTGGACAGACTTTACCATCCCGCTCTCGGAACTGGGCAGCCCGTCGACCATCAATGAATTTGTTTTCCAGGATCAGGGCGGTGCTCCTTACGTGATCTTTATCGATGATATCGGATTATTGTAA
- a CDS encoding glycoside hydrolase family 9 protein, giving the protein MSFKKGILVTVLFLHATCAGKAQDGLSTDIRLNQTGFYPASQKVAVITAESPTEFYIETVGEKKKVWEGKLSDYRTVTFSNKKTRIADFTSFQNEGTYRLVIKGLGYSYPFAIQNNVHEAVAKGSIKAFYFMRASTALSKTYADKWARTAGHPDTKVLVHPSAASTQRKAGTVISSPRGWYDAGDYNKYVVNSGITTGTLLSLYEDFPQYMNAASWNIPESKNAIPDLLDEVLWNLRWMLTMQDPNDGGVYHKCTNAKFDGMVMPEVTKDPRYVVQKSTAAALDLAAVTAQASRVYRKFDKEFPGLADSCLKASINAWQWAVKNPDVLYDQNKLNASFEPKITTGAYGDRDVKDEWMWAAAELYLTTHEEIYYNAVTMLPDEKMPLPSWPQVRLLGYYSLARFSDALTGKAKEDFPEIKKRLLQTGDDLIRQVDTQPYQTVMGQTAKDFIWGSNSVAANQGILLLQCYRLTKDKKYVSYALTNLDYLLGRNATGYSFVTGFGSKTPMHPHHRPSEADGIVEPIPGLLAGGPNPSMQDKCQYSSALPDEAYVDDVCSYASNEIAINWNAPLVYLAFGIEALAGEGR; this is encoded by the coding sequence ATGTCATTTAAAAAAGGCATCCTTGTCACCGTCTTGTTTCTCCATGCTACCTGCGCGGGCAAAGCACAGGATGGACTTTCCACGGATATTCGACTTAACCAAACAGGCTTTTACCCCGCAAGCCAGAAAGTAGCCGTGATTACCGCAGAAAGCCCTACTGAATTTTATATCGAAACCGTAGGCGAAAAGAAAAAAGTATGGGAAGGAAAACTGAGCGATTATCGCACGGTGACGTTCAGCAATAAAAAGACACGCATCGCCGACTTCACTTCGTTTCAAAACGAAGGCACCTATCGTCTTGTCATAAAAGGATTGGGATACTCCTATCCCTTCGCCATCCAAAACAACGTTCACGAAGCCGTGGCAAAAGGCTCCATAAAAGCGTTTTACTTTATGCGGGCCTCCACTGCGCTCTCCAAAACCTATGCAGACAAGTGGGCCCGCACGGCCGGACATCCGGACACAAAAGTTTTGGTGCATCCCTCTGCTGCATCGACGCAACGAAAAGCCGGCACGGTCATTTCATCACCACGCGGCTGGTATGATGCAGGAGACTACAATAAATATGTCGTGAACAGCGGCATCACCACCGGAACATTGCTTTCGTTGTATGAAGACTTTCCTCAATACATGAACGCGGCTTCCTGGAATATTCCCGAAAGTAAAAACGCCATACCCGATCTCCTGGACGAAGTATTGTGGAACCTCCGCTGGATGCTCACCATGCAAGATCCCAACGACGGGGGAGTATATCACAAATGCACCAATGCAAAATTCGACGGGATGGTGATGCCCGAAGTAACGAAGGACCCCCGGTATGTCGTACAAAAAAGTACAGCCGCCGCGCTGGATTTGGCTGCGGTCACAGCGCAGGCATCGCGCGTGTACAGAAAATTCGACAAGGAGTTCCCGGGCTTGGCCGACTCTTGTCTGAAAGCATCCATCAACGCGTGGCAATGGGCCGTGAAAAATCCGGATGTGTTGTATGACCAGAACAAGCTCAATGCCTCCTTCGAACCGAAGATCACCACAGGAGCCTATGGCGACCGCGACGTGAAAGACGAATGGATGTGGGCCGCAGCCGAATTATATCTCACCACACACGAAGAAATTTACTACAATGCTGTGACCATGCTTCCGGATGAAAAGATGCCCTTGCCGTCGTGGCCGCAAGTGCGACTGTTGGGATACTATTCACTGGCCCGCTTTTCTGATGCCTTGACCGGGAAAGCAAAGGAAGATTTCCCCGAGATCAAAAAACGATTGTTACAAACCGGCGACGATCTTATTCGACAAGTGGACACACAGCCTTATCAAACCGTGATGGGGCAGACCGCAAAAGATTTTATTTGGGGCAGCAACTCCGTGGCGGCCAATCAAGGGATATTGCTGCTGCAATGCTATCGTCTTACAAAGGATAAAAAATATGTGTCGTACGCCCTGACCAACCTGGATTACCTCCTGGGACGGAACGCCACAGGCTATTCCTTTGTCACCGGCTTTGGTTCGAAAACCCCCATGCACCCACACCACCGCCCATCCGAAGCCGACGGCATTGTGGAACCGATACCCGGACTGTTGGCCGGCGGACCCAATCCCTCGATGCAGGACAAGTGTCAATACTCCAGCGCCCTGCCGGACGAGGCCTATGTAGATGATGTGTGTTCGTATGCCTCAAATGAAATTGCCATCAACTGGAATGCGCCGTTGGTGTACCTCGCCTTTGGCATAGAAGCGTTGGCAGGCGAGGGGCGGTGA